One genomic region from Salvia hispanica cultivar TCC Black 2014 chromosome 2, UniMelb_Shisp_WGS_1.0, whole genome shotgun sequence encodes:
- the LOC125204191 gene encoding mitogen-activated protein kinase kinase 5-like — protein MRPAARQRRRSDLTLPMPQRDTSLAVPLPLPPSASSPLQLQHSELERVSRIGSGAGGTVYKVLHRPTNKIYALKVIYGNHEDAVRNQMRREIQILRDVDNPNVVRCHNLIDHNGEIQVLLEYMDRGSLESRHIPNESPLSDLSRQILCGLHYLHRRKIVHRDIKPSNLLINSRGIVKIADFGVSRILAQTMDNCNSSVGTIAYMSPERINTDLNHGRYDGYAGDIWSLGVSILEFYLGKFPFSVGRHGDWASLMCAICLSQPPEAPPTASRQFRDFIACCLQRDPARRWTAAQLLRHPFITPVTVTNHPSFN, from the coding sequence ATGAGGCCCGCGGCGAGGCAACGGCGGCGCTCCGATCTAACCCTACCGATGCCGCAGCGCGACACCTCGCTGGCCGTCCCCCTCCCTCTCCCGCCGAGCGCCTCTTCCCCTCTCCAATTACAGCACTCCGAGCTCGAGCGCGTGAGCCGCATCGGCAGCGGCGCCGGCGGCACGGTGTACAAGGTCCTCCACCGCCCCACCAACAAAATCTACGCCCTCAAAGTCATCTACGGCAACCACGAGGACGCCGTCCGCAACCAGATGCGCCGCGAAATCCAGATCCTCCGCGACGTCGACAACCCTAACGTCGTCCGCTGCCACAACCTAATCGACCACAACGGCGAAATCCAAGTCCTGTTAGAGTACATGGACCGCGGATCGCTCGAGAGCCGCCACATCCCCAACGAATCCCCCCTCTCCGACCTCTCCCGCCAGATCCTCTGCGGATTGCACTACCTCCACCGCCGCAAAATCGTCCACCGCGACATCAAACCATCCAATTTACTCATCAATTCGCGAGGAATTGTGAAAATCGCCGATTTCGGAGTCTCGCGAATCCTGGCACAGACCATGGACAACTGCAATTCGTCGGTGGGGACGATCGCCTACATGAGCCCCGAGCGAATCAACACCGATCTCAATCACGGGAGATACGACGGCTACGCCGGCGATATTTGGAGCCTGGGAGTCAGCATTCTCGAATTCTATTTGGGGAAATTCCCCTTCTCCGTCGGGAGGCATGGGGATTGGGCGAGTCTAATGTGCGCCATTTGTTTGTCTCAGCCGCCGGAGGCGCCGCCCACCGCCAGCCGCCAGTTTAGGGATTTCATCGCTTGCTGCCTGCAGAGGGATCCGGCGAGGCGGTGGACGGCGGCTCAGCTGTTGAGGCATCCGTTCATCACTCCGGTGACTGTGACCAATCATCCTTCATTTAACTAA
- the LOC125208660 gene encoding uncharacterized protein LOC125208660 → MMNQNNSNESRNESFEDLQVLFEEIFQSDTDTLGSSHSCVSSSEASSTSNKRNSSGTSFRKSTQLRGFCIRAEHQQNTERAAGERMLRMAGGSSRWNGWKQMPSRREACLLRYPTTSSWYGWIFCYTKL, encoded by the exons ATGATGaaccaaaataattcaaat GAAAGTAGAAATGAGAGTTTTGAAGATCTGCAAGTTCTCTTTGAGGAGATATTCCAGAGTGACACTGATACCTTGGGATCTTCTCACTCATGTGTCTCGTCCAGTGAGGCATCAAGCACCTCGAACAAGAGGAACTCCTCCGGGACGAGCTTTAGAAAGTCCACCCAACTCAGGGGATTCTGCATAAGG GCGGAGCATCAGCAAAACACAGAGAGAGCAGCCGGAGAAAGAATGCTAAGAATGGCCGGAGGTAGCAGCAGGTGGAATGGCTGGAAGCAGATGCCGTCTCGTCGAGAGGCATGTCTGCTTCGATATCCTACAACATCAAGCTGGTATGGTTGGATCTTTTGTTATACTAAGCTCTAA